The genomic region GCTATCCCGCTTTTATCACTGTAGGGTGTGAGCGCTCCTTGCAGGGGAAACCACCCCAAATGGGCCCCAAAAAAGAGCAAAAACACCACCCCAAGCACCAGTTCAGGCACCCCATCCAAACTTACCATGGCCCCGCTCAACCGCCTATCCACCTTGCTTGCACGCCTAAAAGCACTCTCTACCCCCAAAACAAAGGCCACTGCAAAAGAGCTAAGGTAGGCGCAAAGTCCAAGCAAAAGCGTCCACGGCAAGGCTTCTCCTAACAGCGTACTAATCGGCACACCGTAGGCCAACGAAAGGCCAAAATCTCCGCGCATAAACGCGTCCACATACGCTAAAAAAGAAGGAGGCACAGGAGTCAAACGGGCTTCTTCTTGGGGGGAAAGCACGACGTCGCTGCTCGCATACATCGCCGTGGCAAAATCCCCTGGAAGCCACAAAGGCAGTCCATAGGAAAGGTACGCCATCACCCCAAGGGCAAGGGCGTACGAGAGGAAGGTGCGCGCCATTTAGGGAAGCAAGGCCCGTTTGTTTTGAGGGATGGGAATCCCCTTGGCAATGCCCCCTTGGGTGTAAAACCACGCTACTCCTTTGCGGGTGTCGTACACACTAAGTGCCCGAGGGTAGTACAAAGGAATGGCAGGCAAATCGGTCGCATGCAGGAGTTGAATCTCTTGCACCATGGCCGTGCGCTTGGCTTCATCCATCTCTAAAAGTTGCGCTTCTAAAAGGGCGTTGAACTTCGGGTTGGCGTCATACCGCGCGCTGTTTACCGAACCCGCCCCGCCCCACGGTAAAATCATCTCATTGAGGATTTTTGCGTCTCCTGCGATGCCTCCGTGTCCTGAAACGGCAAGGTCAAATTCCCACGCTTTGACCTTGGCATCTAGCGTAGTTTGTTCTAGCCCAATGAGTTCAACTTCCATCCCAAGGTCGCGCAAAAACGCGGCAATCATCTCCCCGTCGCGGTCGCTTCCTGCTTGTCCTCCTGAGGTGATGCTCGAAGAAAGAAGGCTTACATGTAAGGGTTTTCCCTCTTTTTCTAACACCCCGTTGGCGTTTTTGGCGTACCCTAGGGTTCCTAGCAAGGCAAGGGCTTTTGAGGGATTAAAGGCGTAGCTTGGCAAAGAGGGGTTCGCCATGGCATGGTCAGGAGAAAGTAGCCCTAGGGAGGCTAGCTTTGGGTGACCCTGATGGGCTTGGGCGATGAGCCGTTCGCGGTCGATGCCGTAAGCCAAGGCTTGCCGAAAGGCCACGGAGTTAAAAGGGGCTTTGCGGTGGTTAACCATGAGCTTTTTATTCCACGAACGCTCATCTTCGATGACCTTAAGATGCGGTACTTTTTCCACCTGAGAAAGCATTTGCGGGCGAATAGTCGCCATGTCAACACCGCCACTCAAAAGCGCGCTTAAGGGCTTATCGGTTTTGACGTAAATGAGCCGTTTAACCTTGGGCGTCCCGCCATAATACTCCCCAAAGGCTTCGTACAGATACGTCCCTTTTGTCTTGTCAAAATCCTTGTACATGTAAGGCCCTGAACCAACAAACGCCTTGGCATCCAAGAAGCCCTTGGGGTCTTCCACTCCTTCCCAAATGTGTTTGGGCAAGATGGGCATCGTCCCACCGATGTCGGAAAGAAAAGGGGCGTAAGGCGTAGAAAGAGTGATGCGCACGCGGTGCGGGCCCTCCACTTCCACTGAAGCAATCGCGCGGGTGTCTATCCAGTAATAAGGATATTGCTTAAAATACCCAATAGTAAAGGCTACATCCTCCGCACTCACAGGCGCGCCATCGTGCCATAAGGCATTTTCTTGCAACTCAAACACAAAGCTTTGGCTTTGCGCGTCGTATGTCCACGCTTTGGCAAGGGCGGGCGTGAACCCGGAACTGTCTTTCCACACCAAGGTGTCAAACACGTAACTCATGCGCACGTAGCCCGGACCTCTGGGGTAGTGATGGTAGGGGTTGGGGTAACCAAATGCCCCTTGGGAGTCTGCTATTTTCACCTCTGGCACTTGGGCCATGGCTAGCGAAACTACCAAAAAAAGGAGGAGTTTTTTCGTCATTTTAAAAACCTCTGGTGTAGTGAGAGAAACAATCAATACACACTTTTTTGCCCTCTTGTAGACGCATTTTCAGCTCTGCCGCGCTTTCGCCACACGCTTCGCACACCAAAGATGTAAACAAGCGGGCAGGCTTGGGAAGCTCAAAAGAGGGGGTTTTGAGTTCAAACACCTCCTCCAAGGGAGCTTCCAAGATATGTGCTTGCATGGCAACCCTGTCCATGTTTGGATCTAACGGACGGCGAAACACCACGCGGCCTTTTTTATCTCTTTTGCGGTCAAAAAAGCTAAAGGCTTGCTTGCCCGCGTCTTTGTAAATGAGATTGCCCTTGCCAAAACTACACCCTAAAAGCACTTGAATGGCATCCACACCACACGCATCGTTTTCAGTAACACACACAAGCTCCTCATCGGCGCTAAAGCCTTGCATTCCTAGCCACGTTTGCGCCGCCTCCACCGCACGAAACCCAATAGCAAGTCCGGGGCATTCGTGCCCGTGAAAATCCACACACTTTTCCCAACGCGCGTTCATTTGCATTCCTTAATTGACGAATTTTTGCCTAATGCTAACGCGGTGGCACTGTATTATTGCTTAATTTTAAATAATATTTATGCCTGTTCTTTTTGTTATTTCGTCACTATTTTTGTGGCCTTGGGGAGCTTTTAGAGAAGATTTGTTACACTCCTGTTTTTGCCTTACATGTAAAGCCAAAGGAACACCATGTCTTCTATTTTTTTGTGTGCTATTTCCAATATCAAAAGCGGTGCGTGCGAACAAGATTGCGCCTTTTGCGCCCAAAGTATCTCCCATGGCGCCACCATCGACCGCTACAGCAAAAAACCCATTGGGACTATCATCTACGAAGCAAAACGCGCCAAAGAGCGCTACGCGACGGGCTTTTGCTTGGTTAGTTCTGGAAAGTCTCTTACGCCCAAAACCCTCGCGTTGGTGTGTGACGCAGCCAAAGCCATCACCGATTTAGACTTAGGCCTCAAACTCATCGCCTGCAATGGTGTCGTCGCTGACCCTGAAGATTTGTACACCCTTAAAGCCGCGGGCGTGCAAGCATACAACCACAACCTCGAAACCTCTGAAGCCTTTTACCCCACACTGTGCTCCACCCACACGTGGCAAGAACGTTACCGTACATGTAAACACGTGGGCGAAGTAGGCCTAGACCTTGTGTGCGGGGGGATTTTTGGCGTTGGGGAGAGTGAAGAGGATCGCGTGAGCTTACTCACTTCCATCGCCTCGCTAAACCCTAAAAACGTGCCCTTGAACTTTTTTCACCCTAATCCTGCCCTGCCTATTTCTCAACCCACCCTCTCCCAAGAAGAGGCCCTAAAAATCATCTCCTTAGCCCGAACATGCATCCCTAATGCCCAAAAAATAATGCTCGCAGGAGGACGTGAACGGGTTTTTGGCAAAGGTAATTACACTTTTTTTTCCTATGGGGCAAACGCCATGGTCATTGGAGATTATCTCACCACCCAAGGCGAAGATGCCAAGGCGGAACTCGAAGCCCTAAAAACTCTCGGGCTTGAGATAGCAGGGGCGTGCAAAGAAATTTAGCGTGGAGGCTCTAGGGCGTGGTTACGTTTAATGCGGTACCCTACTCCGTTGATGTTTTCGATAAAATCAACACCACAAACCTCCCGCACACGATACACAACCATTTGCAATTTTTTGAGATTAATCTCCCCATCCCACATGGCAGCATAAAGGGCCTCGTAGCGCACACAGCCGTTTTTGTTGTTGCACAAAAGCTGAATCAGCTTCAATCCCTTGGGACCCACCTTGACCACTTCAGTCTCCTTGTAAAGAAGGTTTGTCTCATGGTTAAAGTAAAACCCGCCGATAATTTTGCTCACCTTTAATCCAAATCCGCGGTTTGCCTTAGCACTCAATAGCGACAAGGTTGCAATAATCTCCTTCTCATCATAGGGCTTGACAATGTACCCATCCGCCTCCACATCCATGGCATACCTAATCATCTCTTCATTGGCATAAGCGGTTAAAAAAACAATGGAGCAATGGCTAATACTTCGGATATCCATGGCCACCTCACACCCACTTTTTGGGCCACGAATCATGATGTCCATAAGCACAAGATGGGGACTAAACTCACGAATGGCCTCTAGGGCATCGGCACCATTATCCACCACACCCACTACGCTCCACCCGCGTTTTTCAAGCACCATTCGCAAGTATTCCGCCGCAATCGCCTCGTCTTCCACAATCAAAATCTTATACATGATTACTTCTTTTGTAGCAAATTTGACACCCAAACCCTTTTTTATGACTAAGCGCCATTGTTCCTTTGAGTTGCCTCACATTAAGCTCAACAAGTTTTAACCCAATGCCTTTGATTTCCTCTTTCTCTTGGCCTTTTCCGTTGTCTTGGTATAAAAATTCTACCACACCATTGTTCTCTTTTAAGGCAATGATAACACAAGGATTAGCCATACCCTCAAAAGCATACTTGAAACTATTGGTCAAAAGTTCGTTAACGATAAGCCCAAGAGGCATTACCTCATTGAGTGTAAGTTCCAAGGGAGAAACAGCAAACTTGGTCTTTACATGTAAACCCATCGTGCGCTCAATAGTAGAAGAGAGTTTCTCGATAAACAATTGCGCATTTACCTTTTCAATGTCACTAGAGACATACAACATCGAATGTACCATCGCCATCGCCTCAA from Sulfurospirillum tamanense harbors:
- a CDS encoding ABC transporter permease, yielding MARTFLSYALALGVMAYLSYGLPLWLPGDFATAMYASSDVVLSPQEEARLTPVPPSFLAYVDAFMRGDFGLSLAYGVPISTLLGEALPWTLLLGLCAYLSSFAVAFVLGVESAFRRASKVDRRLSGAMVSLDGVPELVLGVVFLLFFGAHLGWFPLQGALTPYSDKSGIAHVADVLAHLCLPAMTLFLASLSGQFLLVRVSVLHVLPAPFVSCAHLRGIGPWRVRYKYVALNALLPIVVRFGFRLASMVTSLIVVETIFAYPGIGSLLMDAVAKRDVPVIQVVVTLLSLGVVGMSVLLEGVAFWLKPKGNRA
- a CDS encoding biotin synthase → MSSIFLCAISNIKSGACEQDCAFCAQSISHGATIDRYSKKPIGTIIYEAKRAKERYATGFCLVSSGKSLTPKTLALVCDAAKAITDLDLGLKLIACNGVVADPEDLYTLKAAGVQAYNHNLETSEAFYPTLCSTHTWQERYRTCKHVGEVGLDLVCGGIFGVGESEEDRVSLLTSIASLNPKNVPLNFFHPNPALPISQPTLSQEEALKIISLARTCIPNAQKIMLAGGRERVFGKGNYTFFSYGANAMVIGDYLTTQGEDAKAELEALKTLGLEIAGACKEI
- a CDS encoding ABC transporter substrate-binding protein; protein product: MTKKLLLFLVVSLAMAQVPEVKIADSQGAFGYPNPYHHYPRGPGYVRMSYVFDTLVWKDSSGFTPALAKAWTYDAQSQSFVFELQENALWHDGAPVSAEDVAFTIGYFKQYPYYWIDTRAIASVEVEGPHRVRITLSTPYAPFLSDIGGTMPILPKHIWEGVEDPKGFLDAKAFVGSGPYMYKDFDKTKGTYLYEAFGEYYGGTPKVKRLIYVKTDKPLSALLSGGVDMATIRPQMLSQVEKVPHLKVIEDERSWNKKLMVNHRKAPFNSVAFRQALAYGIDRERLIAQAHQGHPKLASLGLLSPDHAMANPSLPSYAFNPSKALALLGTLGYAKNANGVLEKEGKPLHVSLLSSSITSGGQAGSDRDGEMIAAFLRDLGMEVELIGLEQTTLDAKVKAWEFDLAVSGHGGIAGDAKILNEMILPWGGAGSVNSARYDANPKFNALLEAQLLEMDEAKRTAMVQEIQLLHATDLPAIPLYYPRALSVYDTRKGVAWFYTQGGIAKGIPIPQNKRALLP
- a CDS encoding response regulator codes for the protein MYKILIVEDEAIAAEYLRMVLEKRGWSVVGVVDNGADALEAIREFSPHLVLMDIMIRGPKSGCEVAMDIRSISHCSIVFLTAYANEEMIRYAMDVEADGYIVKPYDEKEIIATLSLLSAKANRGFGLKVSKIIGGFYFNHETNLLYKETEVVKVGPKGLKLIQLLCNNKNGCVRYEALYAAMWDGEINLKKLQMVVYRVREVCGVDFIENINGVGYRIKRNHALEPPR
- a CDS encoding FmdE family protein, with the protein product MNARWEKCVDFHGHECPGLAIGFRAVEAAQTWLGMQGFSADEELVCVTENDACGVDAIQVLLGCSFGKGNLIYKDAGKQAFSFFDRKRDKKGRVVFRRPLDPNMDRVAMQAHILEAPLEEVFELKTPSFELPKPARLFTSLVCEACGESAAELKMRLQEGKKVCIDCFSHYTRGF